GTGTCCGACTCCACCGCTCCCGGCGAGTACAAGCTGGAGGTCAAGGCGAAGAACAAGGAGGGCAACTACAACATTTACGACAAGGTCAACATAACGATCCAGGTGACCAGCGCTCAGGAACCTGATTTTTCGCTCTCAGTCCCCCCCCCAGTCAGTCACCGTGGCGCAGGGACGGGTGGCCGAGTACTCGGTAGCTGTAACTCCGGTTGCTGGCTTCTCGGGGACGGTGCACTTCACCTCGTTGCCCAACGGGGATTAGGAAGATAGTGTGACCACGCGAGGGATTCACGACATTTGTTGGAGGGTGGAAGCAGTTGGAACCAATAGAGTAGAGCAGCCCGCGCCGATTGATATTTACGGACTAACCCCCTTTCCTCTTTATAATGTGCGCAGACGCCTCACCTTCGAAGGACCGGGAATTGCTGTGGGAATTCTTATATGGGAAATCCCACACTAGCACGTTGGATAACATGTTGGAGGTGAGGCTCGGAAAGAGAGGGAGGGTAGTGATACCCTCTAGGATAAGGAAACTTCTGGGACTGAAGGAGGGCACCGTCCTCATAATGGAGGTGAGGGAGG
The Thermoproteota archaeon DNA segment above includes these coding regions:
- a CDS encoding AbrB/MazE/SpoVT family DNA-binding domain-containing protein; this encodes MLWEFLYGKSHTSTLDNMLEVRLGKRGRVVIPSRIRKLLGLKEGTVLIMEVREGRIVLIPKRKVSIDDIFGAAGVGKVELEDVEGGLAGEEIR